In the Pocillopora verrucosa isolate sample1 chromosome 4, ASM3666991v2, whole genome shotgun sequence genome, ACAAGCTGTCATCTACGAGAAAACTGTGTTCTGCAATGGTCCGAAtgatattttgtgtttttctttcccttttatTCTTTTCAGCGCTGCATGGATTGGAAAATGACGACCACGATGTTGAAGTAGAACACGGACATTCTCACGAGGAGGGACATAAACATCACTCTCATGGACATAGCCATGATCATGGCCACGGCCACGGCCACAGCCATGATCATCACGGCCACAGTCATGGTTCACACGGCCACAGCCATGGTTCACACGGCCACAGCCATGGTTCACACGACCACAGCCATGATCCCACGGCCACGGCCACGGCCACGGCCATTGATCATCACAGCCACAACCATGATCATTATGAAAAGCAGAAGTACATTCATCATGGAACAAGCTCTTCTTCTAAGCTACCATCCCGCGATGGAAACTTGACAACTAAATGGCTTCAAGCAATTGGCGCAACTTTACTTATCAGCGCGGCACCCTTCTTCATCTTGTTCTTTATTCCACTTCAAAGCAACTCGGCCGAACAACAACCGCTGTTGAAGATCCTTCTAGCCTTCGCTTCAGGAGGCCTTCTTGGAGATGCGTTTCTTCATCTGATCCCCCATGCGATTTCTCCGCATTCGCACGGAAGCGGTGATGGCCACGAGCATTCTCACTCTCATCAACACAGCCACGACGGCGAGCATCATCATGACCACTCTTCAGAAATGGCTGTCGGTCTCTGGGTTTTAGCTGGTTTGATTGCCTTTTTGATGGTCGAGAAATTTGTTCGGCTTGTAAAGGGGGGGCATGGCCATTCACATAGTGCCCCGAAAATTGTAGCTAAAAACGGTGATGTGTCTCCGAAGAACGGACATGAACATGACGATTCCATATCAGGAGAGACTGATCAAGAAATAcggaagagaaaaaagacagaCGAGGCAACAGAGAAGGACAGTAACTCAGACAGTGCGTCAGGTATAAAGCTTCTTTATTACAAAACCATTTAAGATAGAGATCATTGTTACCTACATGAAGCTAAATACATCGAGTCacgctttttaaatttttaatttcacttttccagCAAAACTCTTTTTCACCTAGTTCGTATGCAATATTATTTGACACGTAAGAGGGTCTCgtcaaattttattcaatttgtACTGTGCGACTGTTTGTTTTTGATCACTATTAATAGTCGGTCACGCTTTCCACCAAACgcaaaaccaaattacaaaatcgatcattaaaATCTCACCATCTCCCGTTGCCTGAACATCGATTTTACAGCACTTAGTTCACAGCTGTACTTTCCCacagtatctttttttttattttaacaaaattcattaattttaagTGTATTATTTcagctttttgaaattttcgagtGTGAAAATCAATATATCACATATCCTCAGTGACTTGCGAAAATCGATATGCAAATTTCAAGTTTCGTCAACGTGTCAAAGTGAAATAAATCCTCGTGGCTGGGTAAACACTAGGCGCTATTGTTCGTGCTCTCAATGAGTTTTCAGAGGCTTCAGTGTGAATTTGCgaattttatttaacattttttcctcGCTGACCTTTCTTTCGAGTTTTAAACGAAATCTTCGTTTTTTTTAGATGTAATTTTGCTCGCTCCTTACTTATTTGTCTGTCATAATTTTCgaatattttcctctttgaatCGAcatattctgaaataaaatttaacatttctaCCTACACAACCAGTTCTCGAACGAGGTAAACGTTTT is a window encoding:
- the LOC131774958 gene encoding zinc transporter Slc39a7-like; the encoded protein is MVRMIFCVFLSLLFFSALHGLENDDHDVEVEHGHSHEEGHKHHSHGHSHDHGHGHGHSHDHHGHSHGSHGHSHGSHGHSHGSHDHSHDPTATATATAIDHHSHNHDHYEKQKYIHHGTSSSSKLPSRDGNLTTKWLQAIGATLLISAAPFFILFFIPLQSNSAEQQPLLKILLAFASGGLLGDAFLHLIPHAISPHSHGSGDGHEHSHSHQHSHDGEHHHDHSSEMAVGLWVLAGLIAFLMVEKFVRLVKGGHGHSHSAPKIVAKNGDVSPKNGHEHDDSISGETDQEIRKRKKTDEATEKDSNSDSASEPHDHEEDIKVAGYLNLAADFTHNFTDGLAIGASFLVSRNLGIITTLTILLHEVPHEIGDFAILVQSGCNKRKAMFLQLTTATGALAGTFCGLLAENIGESATLWILPFTAGGFIYIATVSVIPELLEDTKLGQSIKEILGMLVGVLMMVLIAKFE